One Pseudodesulfovibrio sp. S3 DNA window includes the following coding sequences:
- a CDS encoding methyl-accepting chemotaxis protein: MDKADDVNRLVRFILETRVQEKNYILRKDPKILEAHENSLKQMYKQIELTSSKFQNKLNLDQMGEVQKAVNTYEAAFKLYVDLEERKTAAMEMMRKNAQIALSQTEALRTDQKNEFNELLEDGNTSKDILQDRLTKADDANRMIKMFLDCRKNEKEFIISLDEKYLTQVSAGMDKILALASDLKSRFRRQDNIGKVHAVEQSLMSYQTEFMTFVDSIKQQGNAEMAMVESAREADKVCREARASQKSMMLADMSFANVVSISVTVAALVIGIFAAFFLTVAITRPVAMGVRFAQGMSVGDFTKTLDIDQKDEIGVLASALNDMVLKLRQVVQDVQSATDNVASGSEELSATAESLSQGATEQAAAIEEVSSSMEQMTSNISKNAENAKETEMIATSSAEDAKKSGEVVSGAVDAVTNIAEKISIIEEIARQTNLLALNAAIEAARAGEHGKGFAVVAAEVRKLAERSGLAAAEISELSASTVSASRQAREMLTTLVPNIEKTAQLVQDIAASSNEQNAGASQINQAIGQLDTVIQQNASASEEMASTSEELAGQGQSMQSTMSFFRIDSHGGDARIHSSVVATSPRRALPKGATQAKPSRRKSEKGFELAMGPDDDQDFERF, encoded by the coding sequence GTGGACAAAGCTGATGATGTGAACCGATTGGTACGGTTTATCCTGGAAACCCGTGTTCAGGAGAAGAACTATATTTTACGCAAGGATCCGAAGATACTCGAGGCACATGAGAATTCCCTGAAACAGATGTACAAGCAAATCGAGCTGACGAGCAGCAAATTCCAGAACAAGCTCAATCTGGACCAAATGGGTGAGGTTCAAAAAGCGGTCAACACTTACGAAGCGGCGTTCAAGCTGTATGTTGACCTTGAAGAGCGGAAGACCGCCGCCATGGAAATGATGCGGAAAAACGCCCAGATAGCCTTGTCTCAAACGGAAGCACTTCGGACAGATCAAAAGAATGAATTCAATGAGTTGTTGGAGGATGGGAACACCTCCAAAGATATCCTGCAGGACCGGCTCACCAAGGCCGATGATGCCAACAGAATGATCAAGATGTTTCTGGATTGCAGAAAGAATGAGAAAGAGTTCATCATTTCCCTGGATGAAAAGTACCTGACTCAGGTCAGCGCGGGGATGGACAAGATCCTTGCACTTGCGAGTGATCTGAAGAGTCGTTTCCGGAGACAGGACAACATTGGAAAAGTGCATGCAGTCGAGCAGTCTTTGATGTCTTATCAGACTGAATTCATGACTTTTGTCGATTCCATCAAGCAGCAGGGCAATGCTGAGATGGCCATGGTCGAGTCCGCCCGTGAGGCTGACAAGGTGTGCAGGGAGGCTCGGGCTTCCCAAAAAAGCATGATGCTGGCCGATATGAGTTTTGCGAACGTCGTCAGTATTAGTGTGACTGTTGCGGCACTTGTCATCGGTATTTTTGCCGCTTTCTTCCTGACTGTGGCCATCACCAGGCCTGTAGCCATGGGGGTAAGGTTTGCCCAAGGGATGTCCGTGGGAGATTTCACCAAGACCCTGGACATAGACCAGAAGGACGAGATCGGTGTGCTGGCTTCGGCATTGAACGATATGGTATTGAAACTGCGTCAGGTCGTGCAGGACGTGCAGAGTGCGACCGACAACGTCGCAAGCGGCAGCGAGGAGCTGTCGGCCACGGCGGAATCCCTTTCCCAGGGAGCAACGGAGCAGGCCGCAGCCATTGAGGAAGTTTCTTCTTCCATGGAGCAGATGACTTCCAACATCAGCAAGAACGCGGAGAATGCCAAGGAAACCGAGATGATTGCGACGTCTTCCGCAGAAGATGCCAAAAAGAGTGGTGAGGTTGTCTCGGGGGCCGTCGACGCCGTGACCAACATCGCGGAAAAAATATCGATCATTGAAGAAATCGCCAGACAGACGAATCTGTTGGCCCTGAACGCAGCCATCGAAGCCGCTCGGGCGGGGGAACACGGCAAGGGGTTCGCAGTTGTAGCCGCTGAAGTGCGCAAACTCGCCGAGCGAAGCGGTCTGGCCGCAGCTGAAATCAGTGAGCTTTCCGCCAGCACGGTCAGCGCATCCAGGCAGGCGCGGGAAATGCTTACCACGCTGGTTCCGAACATCGAAAAAACGGCCCAGTTGGTTCAGGATATCGCTGCTTCGAGCAACGAGCAAAACGCGGGTGCCAGTCAAATCAATCAAGCGATCGGCCAGCTTGATACGGTCATCCAGCAGAACGCTTCCGCCTCCGAGGAAATGGCTTCCACCAGTGAAGAGCTGGCGGGACAGGGGCAGTCAATGCAATCCACGATGTCCTTTTTCAGGATTGATTCCCACGGCGGAGATGCTCGGATACACAGTTCTGTGGTTGCCACGTCCCCGAGGCGGGCGCTGCCCAAGGGTGCGACTCAGGCTAAGCCATCCAGGCGCAAGTCTGAAAAGGGGTTCGAGCTGGCAATGGGACCCGATGACGACCAGGATTTCGAACGATTCTAG
- a CDS encoding methyltransferase, whose translation MMISSLSTKAVMSAVELKVFDRLEGQAKGAEALAAEMGLVAERLEPILDILVAADLLARTVDGYVNTAMASEYLVSSAPLYQGDSMALTMRFNAMVEDSITALVSGGEVGRNVTDNDWGVAETMEGTAQDAKGNGLSPVVDLVAGLPGFDEFRTMGDIGGNHGSYTMGVLERNDEMHGTIFDLPHVVEQAQARCDRLGFGDRVTTHGLDFREDRIPAGHFDLILTSHVLYAFKSDLGDALARIAEGLKPGGWFVSHHCFRGGNRLNEMAEASLELLTRLCGYSSHFIEQDELVGILGSLGFDDIRCRPVSETGLGLMVAARKK comes from the coding sequence ATGATGATATCGTCACTCTCCACCAAGGCTGTGATGAGCGCCGTGGAGTTGAAGGTGTTCGACCGACTTGAGGGGCAGGCCAAGGGGGCGGAAGCGCTCGCGGCGGAAATGGGACTGGTGGCAGAACGGCTTGAGCCGATTCTGGATATTCTGGTTGCGGCTGATCTTTTGGCCAGAACCGTGGACGGATATGTCAATACGGCCATGGCTTCGGAGTACCTGGTCAGCAGTGCACCTCTGTATCAGGGGGACAGCATGGCCCTAACCATGCGTTTCAACGCGATGGTGGAAGATTCCATAACTGCGTTGGTATCCGGTGGAGAGGTGGGCCGCAATGTAACGGATAACGATTGGGGCGTTGCCGAAACCATGGAAGGCACTGCTCAGGATGCCAAAGGCAACGGCCTGTCTCCCGTGGTGGATCTCGTGGCCGGTCTGCCTGGTTTTGACGAATTCAGGACAATGGGGGACATCGGCGGCAATCACGGTTCGTATACTATGGGCGTACTGGAGCGGAATGATGAGATGCACGGGACGATCTTCGATCTTCCCCATGTTGTTGAACAGGCTCAGGCCAGGTGCGATCGGCTGGGGTTCGGTGACCGCGTGACAACGCACGGTCTCGACTTCAGGGAAGATCGAATCCCGGCAGGGCATTTTGATCTCATACTGACGTCGCACGTGTTGTACGCGTTCAAGTCTGATCTCGGCGATGCGCTTGCAAGAATTGCTGAAGGATTGAAGCCGGGTGGATGGTTTGTCTCCCACCATTGTTTTCGGGGCGGTAACCGGCTGAACGAGATGGCAGAAGCCTCGTTGGAACTCCTGACCCGGTTGTGCGGCTATTCCTCACATTTTATCGAGCAAGACGAACTGGTCGGCATTCTGGGATCTCTCGGTTTCGATGACATCCGCTGCCGACCTGTTTCAGAAACCGGGCTGGGGCTTATGGTCGCAGCCCGGAAGAAATAG
- a CDS encoding MarR family winged helix-turn-helix transcriptional regulator, with product MKTFEEMTPVLRDLGRAMAKYALVERKAFDFGIGVELFPAEIHMITAVDMRDGAGVTELAEEFGITKGAVSQLVAKLVKKGFLVKESDPENGSRVVIRTTELGHAASENHIAFHRDHDRVFLKYVAQLDEASYEIVRTMSRQMNLWMDNYLK from the coding sequence ATGAAGACATTTGAAGAGATGACGCCTGTGCTCAGGGATCTTGGCCGGGCCATGGCAAAATATGCGCTTGTGGAACGAAAGGCTTTTGATTTCGGCATAGGTGTGGAGCTGTTCCCGGCGGAGATTCATATGATCACTGCTGTGGATATGCGGGACGGGGCCGGAGTCACGGAGTTGGCCGAGGAATTCGGCATCACCAAGGGGGCGGTCTCACAGTTGGTTGCCAAGCTGGTGAAAAAGGGGTTTTTGGTCAAGGAATCAGACCCGGAGAACGGGTCCCGTGTTGTTATCAGGACAACGGAACTGGGGCATGCCGCCAGTGAGAACCATATAGCTTTTCACCGGGACCACGACAGGGTGTTTTTGAAGTATGTGGCCCAGTTGGATGAAGCATCCTACGAAATCGTCCGCACGATGAGCAGGCAGATGAATCTGTGGATGGACAATTATTTGAAATAA
- a CDS encoding autotransporter outer membrane beta-barrel domain-containing protein, with the protein MFNKVRFHMLSLLCLGVFVCSIPFSAYAAERETLLFNITQSDGIGSDRLFSFVAGEKIRCKVVSASGTTHISIVDDLYFKVAEWMNIVGGDVFEYTVVSDGDYRIWTTTHAASSCNVNYYSVTDGPDGTSGETKNAFSNTVASASRGQTSVITGNIMSRTATASFGAPPQEARGRNLASSFNKGSLYQRGEQHEAREMSIKELGQFATFNTSQSVAAAADGGVSGIEQRRGILTSDPFTIWGHASFTSADNDFNKGGDDRRYNGNVWGYSLGADYRFHEKVIAGLSVGYTDTDITTSYNSGKYEEQSWNFSPYVMYEPVDGALISFIAGYSFGDVDRKRNSTVTGNTDSDMWYTALEGEYRMQPSDSIPLELTARLGYLLSEKTLDAFTESDGTRVGESTADTSQIKPGVEVAYSFNAQGMTLQPFVKADYIHDFVDEINDDSNALNLGGGLRVLSGETGLSGVIEGERQFCRDDYSEYTIKGLLAYNFALNGDDGNQVGTLAPFVNSNLDADGGQVFGAGLKFTSADGVMSCELDATHTMSSEDAGNTGARMMLEMAY; encoded by the coding sequence GTGTTCAATAAAGTACGATTTCATATGCTTTCCCTGTTGTGTCTGGGAGTATTTGTATGCAGCATTCCATTCTCAGCATATGCTGCAGAAAGGGAGACGCTTTTATTTAATATTACGCAAAGTGATGGTATAGGCTCTGATAGATTATTTAGTTTTGTCGCTGGTGAAAAAATACGATGTAAAGTTGTTTCTGCATCTGGGACGACACATATTAGTATCGTGGATGACCTCTATTTTAAAGTAGCTGAGTGGATGAATATTGTTGGTGGAGATGTTTTTGAGTACACAGTCGTATCGGATGGTGATTACAGAATATGGACTACTACTCATGCTGCTAGCTCATGTAACGTCAATTATTACAGCGTAACAGATGGGCCCGATGGTACAAGTGGTGAAACGAAGAATGCTTTTTCCAACACCGTTGCCTCTGCCTCCAGAGGACAAACTTCCGTCATAACGGGCAACATCATGTCCCGGACCGCAACGGCCTCTTTTGGTGCTCCGCCGCAGGAAGCGCGAGGTAGGAATTTGGCGTCATCATTCAATAAAGGTTCTCTTTATCAAAGGGGCGAGCAGCATGAAGCCAGAGAAATGTCCATCAAGGAACTGGGGCAGTTCGCCACCTTCAATACGTCACAAAGTGTGGCTGCGGCGGCTGATGGCGGCGTCTCCGGCATAGAACAGCGACGTGGTATCCTTACAAGTGACCCTTTCACCATTTGGGGGCATGCGTCTTTTACGTCTGCCGATAACGATTTCAACAAGGGCGGGGATGACAGACGGTACAATGGTAATGTGTGGGGCTACAGCCTCGGTGCAGACTACCGTTTTCATGAAAAAGTCATTGCCGGTCTTTCTGTCGGCTACACTGATACAGATATTACGACCAGCTACAACTCCGGCAAGTACGAAGAACAGAGCTGGAACTTCTCACCCTATGTCATGTACGAACCAGTCGATGGCGCACTGATTTCGTTTATTGCAGGGTATAGTTTTGGTGACGTTGACCGCAAGCGGAACTCCACTGTCACGGGAAACACCGACAGTGACATGTGGTATACGGCACTGGAAGGCGAGTACAGGATGCAGCCGTCCGACTCCATTCCTCTGGAGTTGACTGCGAGACTTGGTTACCTGTTGTCGGAAAAAACACTTGATGCCTTTACCGAAAGCGATGGAACCCGTGTCGGCGAGTCCACGGCTGACACCAGCCAGATCAAACCCGGTGTTGAAGTCGCCTACAGCTTCAATGCACAGGGGATGACCTTGCAGCCTTTCGTCAAGGCCGATTACATTCATGACTTTGTCGATGAAATCAACGATGACAGCAATGCGCTCAATCTCGGTGGTGGTTTGCGGGTCCTGTCCGGCGAAACCGGATTGTCCGGCGTGATCGAAGGTGAACGTCAGTTTTGCAGAGATGACTACTCCGAATACACCATCAAAGGACTTCTCGCCTACAACTTCGCCTTGAATGGCGATGACGGCAACCAGGTGGGCACTCTGGCTCCTTTCGTGAACTCCAACCTGGATGCTGACGGTGGGCAGGTCTTCGGAGCCGGGCTGAAGTTCACAAGCGCAGACGGCGTCATGAGTTGCGAGCTTGATGCAACTCATACCATGTCGTCTGAGGATGCGGGCAACACTGGTGCCAGGATGATGCTTGAAATGGCCTATTAA
- a CDS encoding response regulator transcription factor, giving the protein MSVSANILIVDDHPAVREGLGLLLAKGQHTVCAEVSCRDELLTVLDSTSPNVALVDISLGQESGLDCIQDLLSRDISVLIYSMHGNASVVKRALGRGAHGFVTKCESSTVLLEAIQTVLGGEIYLSPRVAASLEAEGNQIETSVEPPQFSEREREVLILLAKGETNAEIAARFDVSVRTVETYYSRIQIKLGLNGMKVLRKYALREYCIV; this is encoded by the coding sequence ATGAGCGTTTCCGCCAACATACTCATTGTGGATGACCATCCGGCCGTACGCGAAGGACTCGGTCTGTTGCTCGCAAAGGGCCAGCACACGGTCTGCGCTGAAGTGTCCTGTCGGGATGAACTCTTGACCGTACTCGATTCCACCAGCCCGAACGTCGCTTTGGTGGATATTTCTCTGGGCCAGGAAAGTGGCCTGGACTGTATTCAGGACCTGCTCTCAAGAGATATATCGGTGCTTATCTACTCCATGCATGGCAACGCCAGTGTCGTGAAACGCGCCCTTGGTCGCGGGGCGCACGGGTTCGTCACCAAATGTGAAAGCTCGACAGTCCTATTGGAAGCGATTCAGACCGTCCTCGGCGGTGAAATCTACCTCAGTCCCCGCGTGGCGGCGAGCCTTGAGGCGGAAGGGAACCAGATCGAGACCTCGGTCGAGCCTCCGCAGTTCAGCGAACGCGAGAGGGAAGTTCTGATCCTTCTGGCAAAGGGCGAAACCAATGCGGAGATCGCAGCGAGATTCGACGTGAGTGTCCGAACAGTGGAAACTTACTATTCAAGGATACAAATAAAACTTGGTCTGAATGGCATGAAAGTTCTCAGGAAATATGCCCTCCGCGAATACTGCATTGTTTAG
- a CDS encoding 7TM diverse intracellular signaling domain-containing protein — protein sequence MKDYLFAVRPFLFAKPLRLLLLVTIAIVICGIGGCREGEKTMPTAERGVIDLSGWDPVRHGPIALDGQWEFYWDQLLTPDDFAAGNVQTSSGYLVFPGYWKGYELNGHSLPGTGQATFRLRILPAPGVRQLTVRFLSIRAAYRIWANGTLVATSGVVGRSVEAETPDRSIVLSPITIDGAPIDLVMQISNHFFPGGGVQNPIVLAEQGVLEQAHNDARSWGLLFSGCMLIMALYHFILYILRKKDLSTLYFGLYCMVLTVLVASNDASDWLIRSYLQDVQFVVLSKIALVCYAISTSILYRFYRSLFPNEFGRILLYIVDVRGLLFILTVFFLPGLVFQTALQLFALTAVFITACFIILLFVCFRRGYSGSLVLLCGIIVLGVTSTHDIYYLIFSTHVESLLPLGLFALVLSQAMALAQRFSNSFTSVEHLSEALEIRNVNLEEEIAERSRLEREIVNLSEEERRRISIDIHDGLCQQLTGACLRCASLSQEDQNPEGRKEELRQLSAVLDGLVNQAYDLSCGIWPLEHGDASAGPSLEDMIRRYSRSSGIPMKFQDERACEVCRNMQVTQLYRIAQEAISNAVKHANPQRITVSFDCSSNGMATLAVRDDGVGRSAADQSKGGLGMNIMAHRAMMIGGDLQIVDMDEAEGGGTMVVCSVACHSAARPKGEEDDI from the coding sequence TTGAAAGATTACCTGTTTGCCGTAAGGCCTTTTTTGTTTGCCAAACCTCTTCGATTACTTTTGCTCGTCACAATCGCGATAGTGATCTGTGGTATCGGGGGGTGTCGTGAAGGTGAAAAGACCATGCCGACTGCCGAGCGTGGCGTAATTGATCTTTCCGGCTGGGATCCGGTCCGGCATGGCCCGATCGCTCTTGATGGACAGTGGGAGTTCTATTGGGATCAACTGCTGACTCCCGATGACTTCGCGGCGGGCAATGTTCAGACAAGCAGCGGCTATCTGGTCTTTCCCGGTTATTGGAAAGGGTATGAATTAAACGGCCACTCCCTGCCCGGCACAGGGCAAGCAACATTCCGGCTGCGCATCCTGCCCGCTCCCGGCGTTCGCCAGTTGACGGTGCGTTTTCTTTCAATTCGGGCCGCCTACCGCATATGGGCCAACGGAACGCTTGTCGCCACGAGCGGAGTCGTAGGGCGGAGCGTTGAGGCTGAGACTCCGGATCGTTCAATCGTCCTGTCGCCAATTACAATCGATGGAGCGCCTATTGATCTGGTGATGCAGATATCCAACCACTTCTTTCCCGGGGGTGGGGTGCAGAATCCAATCGTATTGGCTGAGCAGGGAGTTCTGGAACAAGCCCATAACGATGCACGAAGTTGGGGGTTGTTGTTTTCGGGCTGCATGCTGATCATGGCATTGTACCATTTTATCCTCTATATTTTGAGAAAGAAAGATCTCTCGACGCTGTACTTTGGGTTATATTGCATGGTTTTGACTGTGTTGGTTGCCTCAAATGATGCATCAGATTGGTTGATCAGGTCATACCTTCAAGATGTTCAATTCGTGGTACTCAGCAAGATTGCCCTTGTCTGCTACGCTATTTCAACCTCAATACTGTATAGATTTTACAGGTCATTGTTTCCGAATGAATTTGGTCGAATTCTTCTCTATATCGTTGATGTAAGAGGTCTTCTTTTCATTCTTACGGTCTTTTTTCTACCCGGTCTCGTTTTTCAAACGGCGCTTCAATTGTTTGCTTTAACGGCTGTTTTTATTACTGCTTGCTTTATCATTCTGTTGTTTGTTTGCTTTCGTCGAGGGTATAGCGGGTCGCTGGTTCTCCTCTGTGGAATTATTGTTCTTGGGGTAACTTCAACACATGATATTTATTATCTCATTTTCAGTACCCACGTGGAGAGTCTCCTTCCGTTGGGGCTTTTTGCCCTCGTTCTGTCTCAAGCCATGGCATTGGCCCAGCGTTTTTCCAATTCTTTTACCTCCGTCGAACACCTCTCCGAGGCACTTGAGATCAGAAACGTCAATCTTGAAGAAGAGATTGCTGAACGCAGCAGGTTGGAGCGGGAGATCGTGAATCTCAGCGAAGAAGAACGCCGCCGCATCAGCATAGATATCCATGATGGCCTGTGTCAGCAGTTGACCGGGGCCTGTCTGCGGTGCGCATCGCTCTCGCAAGAGGATCAGAATCCGGAAGGCAGAAAGGAGGAGCTGCGCCAGCTTTCTGCTGTTTTGGATGGATTGGTGAATCAGGCATACGACCTGTCTTGTGGCATTTGGCCGCTGGAGCATGGTGATGCAAGCGCAGGGCCGTCTCTGGAGGACATGATCCGTCGTTATTCCCGGTCGAGCGGCATTCCCATGAAATTTCAGGATGAGAGGGCCTGCGAAGTCTGTCGAAACATGCAAGTGACGCAGCTCTATCGTATCGCCCAGGAAGCTATCTCCAATGCCGTAAAACACGCCAACCCCCAGCGGATTACGGTTTCGTTCGATTGCTCTTCAAACGGCATGGCAACGCTCGCGGTTCGTGATGATGGTGTCGGCCGATCTGCGGCCGATCAGTCCAAAGGGGGATTGGGCATGAACATCATGGCGCATCGGGCGATGATGATCGGTGGCGACTTGCAGATTGTGGACATGGACGAAGCCGAGGGCGGCGGGACCATGGTCGTCTGCTCCGTTGCTTGTCATTCTGCTGCACGTCCAAAAGGCGAAGAGGACGATATATGA
- a CDS encoding radical SAM protein has translation MGGNTPVQRCHVCENACTIVEGGIGRCGRYGNRDGLVSELYPNRYIMVCPIRIETMPMLHFHPGARFLQVSTVGCNFNCPGCISAVIVREMNPQSKALQRYSPEQIVEKAIQCGCKGIAFLMNDPLAAFETFLAVATLAKAKGLYVGCSSNGYFSRESIERTQPVLDFINIGIKGLSDQNYHDCAGLKGFSPVLRNIKMLHKGGIHVELACIHKKDNAEELLELCSIIRDISPEIPLQVMRFIPLEGADPELEPLIRETEALSQRMRTLLNHVYVFNSPGTKELNTVCRHCGETTLSRDFYGPMGARLQNGVMKEPEHHACPACRQPIGICGEVNAVDFREKDFQGGYPFTRALEIVESILITMGVASKAEVVHVWEYLLCNGKMQDLHHDIQRVDKYIQMIRFFGSLVHRETSAEILATYLEEKTALVQSLCRAQDTRPRVYYAMGKPLFCIKGERFENHLVEICNGASVNREIEIHGRPGMSIEPEILEKLNPEIMFISAFISNSPMDFYNECVEKNLRIDAVRDRRIHTAPIPSSDFGGPKWILGLMHIANEIHPEVCSFNIIREATEFHELFYGASFNVLDVNRSFGKPDTAWSWGKEGKPASSSHI, from the coding sequence ATGGGCGGCAATACTCCTGTGCAGCGTTGCCATGTCTGCGAAAACGCATGCACGATTGTCGAGGGCGGCATTGGCCGTTGCGGTCGCTACGGGAACAGGGACGGCCTTGTTTCCGAATTGTATCCGAACAGATACATCATGGTCTGCCCGATCCGGATTGAGACCATGCCCATGCTCCACTTTCACCCCGGGGCGCGTTTCCTTCAGGTCAGCACCGTCGGCTGCAATTTCAATTGCCCCGGATGCATATCTGCGGTGATCGTTCGGGAAATGAATCCGCAAAGCAAGGCGCTTCAGCGGTATTCGCCCGAGCAGATCGTTGAGAAAGCAATCCAGTGCGGGTGCAAGGGTATTGCCTTTCTGATGAACGACCCGCTCGCCGCATTTGAAACATTCCTTGCCGTGGCAACGTTGGCCAAAGCAAAGGGGCTGTATGTCGGGTGCTCCTCGAACGGGTATTTTTCCCGGGAATCCATTGAAAGGACGCAGCCGGTCCTGGATTTCATCAATATCGGGATTAAAGGACTTTCCGATCAGAATTACCATGACTGTGCCGGACTCAAGGGGTTTTCTCCTGTCCTGAGAAATATCAAGATGCTGCACAAGGGCGGTATCCACGTCGAACTTGCCTGCATCCATAAGAAGGACAATGCCGAGGAATTGTTGGAACTGTGCTCCATCATCCGCGACATATCCCCTGAAATTCCCTTGCAGGTGATGCGGTTCATTCCGTTGGAAGGGGCAGACCCCGAACTGGAGCCGTTGATCAGGGAAACGGAAGCACTCAGCCAAAGGATGCGTACCCTGTTGAATCATGTGTATGTGTTTAATTCTCCGGGGACAAAAGAGTTGAACACAGTGTGCCGGCATTGCGGTGAAACGACCCTTTCCAGGGATTTTTACGGCCCCATGGGAGCGCGGTTGCAAAACGGCGTCATGAAAGAACCGGAACATCACGCATGTCCCGCGTGCAGGCAACCCATCGGGATTTGCGGGGAAGTCAATGCCGTGGACTTCAGGGAAAAGGATTTTCAAGGGGGATATCCATTTACGCGCGCTCTTGAAATCGTCGAGTCCATCCTGATCACCATGGGCGTTGCCAGCAAGGCCGAGGTGGTGCATGTCTGGGAATATCTGCTGTGCAACGGCAAGATGCAGGATCTGCATCACGACATACAGCGGGTGGATAAGTATATACAAATGATACGTTTCTTCGGTTCGTTGGTGCACCGTGAAACTTCCGCCGAGATTCTGGCGACCTACCTGGAGGAAAAGACAGCGCTGGTTCAATCTCTCTGCCGTGCCCAGGATACTCGGCCCAGAGTGTATTATGCCATGGGAAAGCCGCTGTTTTGTATCAAGGGAGAGCGATTCGAAAACCATTTGGTGGAAATCTGCAATGGCGCAAGCGTCAATCGGGAGATCGAGATACATGGCCGACCGGGCATGAGTATCGAACCGGAAATCCTTGAGAAGTTGAATCCGGAAATAATGTTCATTTCAGCGTTTATTTCCAACTCCCCAATGGATTTTTACAATGAATGCGTGGAGAAAAATCTTCGTATTGATGCTGTTCGCGACAGGCGCATCCATACGGCTCCGATTCCAAGCAGTGACTTTGGCGGTCCCAAGTGGATTCTGGGTCTGATGCATATTGCCAACGAGATACACCCGGAAGTGTGCTCATTTAATATCATCAGGGAAGCGACGGAGTTCCATGAGCTCTTTTATGGTGCTTCCTTCAATGTGCTGGACGTGAACAGGTCTTTTGGCAAACCGGATACCGCGTGGTCGTGGGGGAAAGAGGGCAAGCCGGCATCTTCTTCTCACATCTGA
- a CDS encoding class I SAM-dependent methyltransferase, whose translation MSIPEDEKDFYKYTKDHRFAVMYPLLAREVVSKYDIVEGVCLDIGTGSAALSIELSKITDLEIIALDAEPEAIELARENCVMHGVPDGRIRFVSAPVEKMPLPDGSADLILSRGSIPFWENHVSAFEEIQRVLAPGGKAMIGCGFSRLQTLEEVKGMRPVWAPDVLEERTRWKKGSFLTDTLGQASVKEYDIIDDSYGTWVEIRKSGGKG comes from the coding sequence ATGTCCATACCGGAAGATGAAAAAGATTTTTATAAGTATACAAAGGATCATCGTTTTGCCGTGATGTACCCGCTTTTGGCCAGGGAGGTTGTTAGCAAATATGACATTGTTGAAGGGGTGTGTCTTGATATTGGAACAGGAAGTGCTGCTCTTTCCATTGAACTGTCGAAGATTACGGACCTTGAAATAATCGCGTTGGACGCCGAACCGGAAGCAATAGAGCTGGCCAGGGAGAATTGCGTCATGCATGGCGTTCCCGATGGCCGCATACGGTTCGTCTCCGCCCCTGTCGAAAAAATGCCCTTGCCCGACGGGAGTGCCGACCTGATTCTCAGCCGAGGGTCAATCCCGTTTTGGGAAAACCATGTGTCCGCCTTTGAAGAGATTCAACGCGTGCTCGCTCCTGGCGGAAAGGCGATGATCGGGTGCGGCTTCAGCCGCCTCCAAACCCTTGAAGAGGTCAAGGGGATGCGCCCGGTCTGGGCCCCTGACGTCCTTGAGGAGCGGACCCGGTGGAAGAAGGGCAGTTTCCTGACGGACACCCTGGGGCAGGCATCCGTAAAAGAATACGACATCATCGACGACAGCTATGGAACATGGGTTGAAATCCGTAAGTCCGGGGGGAAAGGCTGA